A genomic segment from Moorena sp. SIOASIH encodes:
- a CDS encoding IS1 family transposase, whose translation MQCPNCHSNKTHKYGHHRGKQRYKCNDCGRQLLEFKNPRVYDEKIKSICLKMYLNGMGFRGIERVTGVSHTTIISWVKKIGSELPNLSLTEEIPEVTQIDELQTFVKKIWVWDETLGFM comes from the coding sequence ATGCAATGCCCTAATTGTCATAGTAACAAAACTCATAAATACGGTCATCATAGAGGAAAACAAAGATATAAATGTAACGACTGTGGGCGACAATTATTAGAATTTAAAAATCCTCGTGTTTACGACGAAAAAATTAAATCGATCTGCCTAAAAATGTATCTAAATGGCATGGGATTTAGAGGTATAGAAAGAGTAACTGGTGTTAGCCATACTACTATAATAAGTTGGGTAAAAAAAATTGGTTCAGAGTTACCAAATTTATCTTTAACCGAAGAAATACCCGAAGTAACTCAAATAGATGAGCTACAAACTTTTGTAAAAAAAATTTGGGTGTGGGACGAAACCTTAGGCTTTATGTAA